The Thomasclavelia ramosa DSM 1402 genome includes a region encoding these proteins:
- the pepV gene encoding dipeptidase PepV, producing the protein MIDFKAEVLKIKDQMIDDIKMLCAIPSTQDDSTVAEFAPYGAANRRALDAMLEIGRRDGFEVQDVDGHAGHIDIGTGDETFGILGHLDVVPVNKVGWDSDPFEVITKEGKLYGRGVADDKGPLMAGYYAAKIINSLNIPTKMKTRVIFGCNEELGSNCVKYYFTKMPYPKMGFTPDAAFPVVYGEKAGCGFEITGHVEKGGLIYLCAGSRPNIVPETCEAVIEGNYKQYTESYKKFLNTNNLTGDIEEEGNHTKLILKGKSAHASTPEEGINAVVYLCKYLATVVDNKVVDFVLEYLDDCHGKKLGIDHTGLMGPLTLNLGVISYYKEEVKIVLDLRCPHDMDFDAMVTKFKHACANYEFRETHDLGKALYIDPNSKLITNLHEAYVSVTGDTVNKPQAIGGGTYAKSMPNCVAFGAEFLGEDNLIHGNNENIKIDSLLKATEIYCHALYNLIKAD; encoded by the coding sequence ATGATTGATTTTAAAGCGGAAGTTTTAAAAATAAAAGATCAAATGATTGATGATATAAAAATGTTATGTGCCATCCCTTCAACTCAAGATGATAGTACCGTTGCTGAGTTTGCTCCCTATGGCGCAGCCAATCGCCGAGCTTTAGATGCAATGTTAGAAATTGGTCGACGTGATGGCTTTGAAGTGCAGGATGTTGATGGACATGCTGGACATATTGATATTGGAACTGGTGATGAAACTTTTGGAATTTTGGGCCATCTTGATGTAGTTCCTGTAAACAAGGTTGGATGGGATAGTGATCCATTTGAAGTTATTACTAAAGAAGGAAAGCTTTACGGACGTGGAGTCGCAGATGATAAAGGACCATTAATGGCTGGTTATTATGCTGCAAAGATCATTAATTCTTTAAATATTCCTACAAAAATGAAAACTAGGGTTATCTTTGGATGCAATGAAGAATTAGGTAGTAATTGTGTAAAATATTATTTCACAAAGATGCCTTATCCTAAAATGGGATTTACTCCTGATGCTGCTTTTCCTGTTGTTTATGGTGAAAAAGCAGGTTGTGGTTTTGAAATCACAGGACATGTTGAAAAAGGTGGATTAATCTATTTATGTGCAGGAAGTCGTCCAAATATTGTTCCAGAAACTTGCGAAGCAGTAATTGAAGGGAATTACAAACAATATACTGAATCTTATAAGAAATTCCTAAATACTAATAATTTAACTGGGGATATTGAAGAGGAAGGAAATCATACTAAATTAATTCTTAAAGGGAAATCAGCACACGCAAGTACTCCTGAAGAGGGCATTAATGCTGTTGTATATTTATGCAAATATTTAGCAACTGTCGTTGATAACAAAGTTGTTGATTTTGTTCTTGAATATTTAGATGACTGTCATGGTAAAAAATTAGGAATTGACCATACCGGTTTAATGGGTCCTCTTACTCTTAATTTAGGAGTTATATCTTATTATAAAGAAGAAGTTAAAATCGTTCTCGACTTACGTTGCCCTCATGACATGGATTTTGATGCAATGGTTACAAAATTTAAACATGCTTGTGCAAACTATGAATTCAGAGAAACTCATGATTTGGGCAAGGCTCTATATATCGATCCTAATTCTAAGTTAATTACTAATTTGCATGAAGCTTATGTTAGTGTAACTGGAGATACAGTTAACAAACCTCAAGCAATTGGTGGCGGGACTTATGCTAAGTCAATGCCAAACTGTGTTGCTTTTGGAGCTGAATTTTTGGGTGAAGATAATTTAATTCATGGTAATAATGAAAATATCAAAATCGATTCGTTATTGAAAGCAACAGAAATTTATTGTCATGCTTTATACAACTTGATTAAGGCAGATTAA
- a CDS encoding NUDIX hydrolase: protein MNNVRFHITVKGIVVLNNQILLMKRIRPSSDGLGYWELPGGGLEYGETPNQALIRELQEETGLDIIIIKPAYTFTKIRKDYQTVGIGYLCIPKNDHVRLSHEHSDYRFVSIQEAKELLNPEIYNDIIFTIEEYYQNVHDIQ, encoded by the coding sequence ATGAATAATGTAAGATTTCACATAACAGTCAAAGGAATTGTCGTATTAAATAACCAGATTCTTTTAATGAAACGAATTCGACCATCAAGTGATGGTCTTGGTTATTGGGAGTTACCAGGTGGTGGGTTGGAATATGGTGAAACACCTAATCAAGCATTAATCAGAGAATTACAAGAGGAAACCGGATTAGATATTATCATAATCAAACCAGCTTATACTTTCACTAAAATTAGAAAAGATTATCAAACCGTAGGAATCGGATATTTGTGTATTCCCAAGAATGATCATGTCCGTTTATCGCATGAGCATAGTGATTATCGCTTTGTGAGTATACAAGAGGCAAAAGAACTGTTAAATCCAGAAATTTATAATGATATAATTTTTACAATTGAAGAATATTATCAGAACGTTCATGATATCCAGTGA
- a CDS encoding Tex family protein: MNEEIIAIASKELEITKKQINAVLSLLEQGNTVPFIARYRKEATGGLDEDQIRNIDKYYQYQVSLLKRKEDVIRLIEEKGMLTDQLRADILKATKLNEVEDLYRPYKEKRKTKATEAKAKGLEPLSKWILSLPRGELKEEAKKYLNDKVETVEEAIQGALDIIAEVISDDIKYRKFVKDIIYKSGTIETKVKKKNPDENKVYEMYYDYHERVNRIVSHRILAINRAENEKVITVNIVLDKEFLIQYINRGVTRNRNSSVNEYLLKAVEDSLNRLLLPSIEREVRNELTEKASEQALKVFSINLEKLLMQAPLKDKMVLGLDPAYRTGCKLAVVDQTGKVLKIDKVFITIPKDNYDKEKRILLNLIKKYKIEIIAIGNGTASRESEAFISQLIKDNNLDVDYAIISEAGASVYSASKLAKEEFPDYQVEERSAVSIARRLQDPLAELVKIEPKAISVGQYQHDIAQKQLEEQLDFVVEKAVNNVGVDINTASVSLLQYVAGLNSGVAKNIIKYRDENGKFTNRKEIMNVSKLGAKTYQQAIGFLRIPGANDPFDATAIHPENYQQAKKLLKLIDADASLLGTNEIADKLSNINKEEVMNELNIDNYTLDDIIDSFIKPNRSPRDAYATPLLKKDILKIEDLKPGMQLEGTVRNVVDFGAFVDIGLKNDGLVHISKISHERIKHPLDKLSIGDIVEVYVIDVDVNKHRVGLSMIK, translated from the coding sequence ATGAACGAAGAAATTATTGCAATAGCATCAAAAGAATTAGAAATAACTAAAAAACAAATCAATGCTGTTTTATCATTATTAGAACAGGGAAATACTGTGCCTTTTATTGCTCGTTATCGTAAAGAAGCAACAGGAGGGTTAGATGAAGATCAAATCAGAAATATTGATAAATATTATCAATATCAAGTTAGTTTATTAAAACGAAAAGAAGATGTAATTCGTTTAATTGAAGAAAAAGGGATGTTAACAGATCAACTAAGGGCTGATATTTTAAAAGCAACAAAGTTAAATGAAGTAGAAGACCTTTATCGTCCTTATAAAGAAAAAAGAAAAACAAAGGCTACTGAGGCTAAAGCTAAAGGTTTAGAACCATTAAGTAAGTGGATTTTATCACTGCCAAGGGGAGAACTTAAAGAAGAAGCAAAAAAATATTTAAATGATAAAGTTGAGACTGTAGAAGAAGCAATTCAGGGAGCTTTAGATATTATTGCAGAAGTAATTAGTGATGATATTAAATATCGTAAATTTGTTAAAGATATAATATATAAATCTGGTACGATTGAAACAAAAGTAAAAAAGAAGAATCCTGATGAAAATAAAGTATATGAAATGTACTATGATTATCACGAACGAGTTAATCGAATTGTATCACACCGTATTTTAGCGATTAATCGTGCCGAAAATGAAAAAGTTATTACTGTTAATATTGTTTTAGATAAAGAATTTTTAATTCAATATATTAATCGTGGAGTGACTAGAAATCGTAATAGCAGTGTTAATGAATATTTATTGAAAGCTGTAGAAGACAGTTTAAATCGTTTATTATTGCCATCGATTGAACGCGAAGTGCGCAATGAATTAACTGAAAAAGCCAGCGAGCAGGCCTTAAAAGTATTTTCAATCAATTTAGAAAAGTTATTAATGCAGGCACCTTTAAAAGATAAAATGGTTTTGGGTCTGGATCCTGCTTATCGGACAGGATGTAAATTAGCTGTTGTTGATCAGACCGGAAAAGTATTGAAGATTGATAAAGTATTTATTACTATTCCAAAAGATAATTATGATAAAGAAAAAAGAATTTTATTAAATTTGATTAAAAAATATAAAATTGAAATTATTGCGATTGGTAATGGTACTGCAAGTCGTGAAAGTGAAGCTTTTATTTCTCAATTAATCAAAGATAATAATTTAGATGTTGATTATGCAATTATTTCTGAAGCTGGAGCATCAGTATATTCAGCAAGTAAATTAGCTAAAGAGGAGTTTCCAGATTATCAGGTAGAAGAAAGATCAGCGGTTTCAATTGCACGACGTCTTCAAGATCCATTAGCAGAATTAGTAAAGATTGAGCCAAAAGCAATTAGTGTCGGACAATATCAACATGATATTGCTCAAAAACAATTAGAAGAACAATTAGATTTTGTTGTTGAAAAAGCGGTAAATAATGTTGGAGTTGATATCAATACTGCTTCAGTATCATTATTACAATATGTTGCTGGGTTAAATAGCGGAGTGGCCAAAAATATTATTAAATATCGTGATGAAAATGGTAAATTTACAAATCGTAAAGAAATTATGAATGTTAGTAAATTAGGTGCAAAAACATATCAGCAGGCAATCGGATTTTTGCGAATTCCTGGAGCTAATGATCCATTTGATGCAACAGCAATTCATCCGGAAAACTATCAACAAGCAAAAAAATTACTTAAATTAATAGATGCTGATGCTAGTTTATTAGGAACAAATGAAATTGCTGATAAATTATCAAATATTAACAAAGAGGAAGTAATGAATGAACTAAATATCGACAATTATACGTTAGATGATATTATTGATAGTTTTATAAAGCCAAATCGCTCACCCCGTGATGCATATGCAACACCATTATTAAAGAAAGATATTTTAAAAATTGAAGATTTAAAACCCGGTATGCAACTAGAAGGAACAGTTAGGAATGTTGTTGATTTTGGAGCTTTTGTCGATATTGGGTTAAAAAATGATGGATTAGTCCATATTTCGAAGATTTCTCATGAAAGAATTAAGCATCCTTTGGATAAACTAAGTATAGGTGATATTGTTGAAGTCTATGTCATTGATGTAGATGTCAACAAACATCGTGTTGGATTAAGTATGATTAAATAA